The following are encoded together in the Dyella terrae genome:
- a CDS encoding S26 family signal peptidase, whose protein sequence is MTSVPASAASPHPRSRLRARLVLASLSACGLAALAWASFVSPLPRVIYNPTDSVPVGWYRVDPFNWLTDPLHTPMQVDSVVLAHLPAQAALLAAQRDYLPPGIPLLKRVGAIAPQQVCIVGRSVSIDGVSVAATLPADHLGRPLPAWQQCRHLLPGELFLLSTTNPASFDSRYFGPVAASAVIGVAHPLWLETH, encoded by the coding sequence ATGACGAGCGTTCCCGCTTCCGCCGCCTCGCCGCACCCTCGCTCGCGTTTGCGCGCTCGCCTCGTACTGGCAAGCCTGTCCGCCTGCGGCCTCGCTGCGCTGGCCTGGGCGTCGTTCGTGTCGCCACTGCCGCGCGTGATCTACAACCCGACCGACAGCGTGCCAGTCGGCTGGTATCGCGTCGATCCATTCAACTGGCTGACCGATCCACTGCACACCCCCATGCAAGTGGACAGCGTTGTGCTGGCCCACCTGCCGGCGCAGGCTGCGTTGCTGGCCGCGCAGCGCGATTACCTGCCGCCGGGTATTCCGTTGCTCAAGCGTGTGGGCGCCATCGCGCCGCAGCAGGTGTGCATCGTCGGGCGCAGCGTGAGCATTGACGGCGTGTCGGTGGCCGCGACGCTGCCTGCCGACCACCTGGGCCGGCCGCTGCCTGCCTGGCAGCAGTGCCGGCATCTGCTGCCGGGCGAGCTGTTCTTGTTGAGCACGACCAATCCGGCGTCGTTCGATAGTAGGTATTTCGGGCCGGTGGCTGCCTCCGCCGTGATCGGCGTCGCGCATCCGCTCTGGCTGGAGACACACTGA
- a CDS encoding DUF2840 domain-containing protein has product MNASISAVTAAPPLLAALAGQAGVVSLTRVSLAYVEQRIDLYLRFGEPARTVRLDRWRRVAVFLPGAMLCRIRWQANDYGTIRWQLMVMQTCTPLDAAQRIPGVLPGAQLLLHAEGEPAVRAALPQIDAIEALGIAPAAVSPAYWRTLANRLAARLPLPAYTAERHAAWLAGRALS; this is encoded by the coding sequence ATGAACGCATCCATTTCGGCGGTTACGGCTGCGCCGCCGTTGCTCGCTGCGCTCGCCGGCCAAGCCGGTGTCGTGTCGTTGACCCGCGTATCGCTTGCCTACGTTGAGCAGCGCATAGATCTCTACCTGCGCTTCGGCGAGCCGGCGCGCACCGTCCGACTCGACCGCTGGCGTCGCGTCGCGGTGTTCCTGCCGGGCGCGATGTTGTGCCGCATCCGCTGGCAGGCCAACGACTACGGCACGATCCGCTGGCAGCTCATGGTGATGCAGACTTGCACGCCGCTGGACGCGGCGCAGCGCATCCCCGGCGTGCTGCCGGGCGCACAGCTGCTGCTGCACGCCGAGGGCGAACCCGCCGTGCGCGCCGCGCTGCCGCAGATCGACGCCATCGAGGCGCTGGGCATCGCGCCGGCTGCCGTGTCGCCCGCGTACTGGCGCACGCTCGCCAATCGACTCGCCGCACGTCTGCCGCTGCCGGCGTACACCGCCGAGCGACACGCGGCCTGGCTTGCCGGGAGGGCGCTGTCATGA
- a CDS encoding chromosome partitioning protein ParB — MTTARSKRIGIGARPPANPHAEAWVRQGDAETLHKGDLYTARLTLDITPAMRARIKVSAFTQGVTVAELLRALLEREFPETTP; from the coding sequence ATGACGACAGCGCGCAGCAAACGCATCGGCATCGGCGCACGGCCGCCAGCGAACCCGCACGCCGAAGCGTGGGTTCGCCAAGGCGACGCCGAGACCTTGCACAAAGGCGACCTTTACACCGCACGCCTGACACTCGACATCACGCCTGCGATGCGCGCCCGCATCAAGGTGTCGGCGTTCACGCAGGGCGTGACGGTCGCCGAACTGCTGCGCGCGTTGCTCGAACGCGAGTTTCCGGAGACGACCCCATGA